A window of Pseudomonas mucidolens contains these coding sequences:
- a CDS encoding ABC transporter substrate-binding protein produces MLFRKAASTLLLSAACAAAAQAEVKIGVITSSTGPIALVGLPQKNTVPLLPAQAGDQAVKYISLDDASDPTATVKALKKLIDEENVDAIIGPSGSPNAMGVIQFVAEAGVPLLAPVGTAAVVLPMTEQKKWVFKTTQNDDLIAKALFEHMAKKGVKTLGFIGTSDPYGENWAKVMAGLAAQQNIKVVANERFQRQDTSVTGQSLKILASRPDAVLVAAPGSSAVMPQTTLFDQGYRGQVYQTHGAALQDFLKLGGKKVEGTVLAASLMLVLDEIPDSHPSKKIASDYTAAYEKLNGSKPATFGGNTFDAGLLLQQAIPIAAKKAAPGTPEFRAALRDALEQSHELAGTQGVYNMTPQDHSGFDERGRELIVVKNGNWMLLHDN; encoded by the coding sequence ATGCTTTTCAGAAAAGCCGCGTCCACGTTGTTGTTGAGTGCCGCCTGCGCCGCTGCCGCGCAGGCTGAAGTGAAAATCGGTGTCATCACCTCCTCTACCGGGCCGATCGCGCTGGTCGGGCTGCCACAAAAAAACACCGTACCCTTGCTGCCGGCCCAGGCCGGTGACCAGGCGGTGAAATACATTTCTCTGGATGATGCGAGCGACCCGACCGCTACGGTAAAGGCGCTGAAAAAACTGATCGACGAAGAAAATGTCGATGCCATCATTGGCCCGAGCGGCTCGCCTAACGCCATGGGCGTGATCCAGTTTGTCGCCGAGGCTGGCGTGCCGTTGCTGGCACCGGTTGGCACCGCCGCTGTGGTGCTGCCAATGACCGAGCAGAAGAAATGGGTATTCAAGACCACGCAGAACGATGACCTGATCGCCAAGGCGCTGTTCGAACACATGGCCAAAAAAGGCGTGAAGACGCTCGGCTTCATCGGGACCAGCGACCCTTATGGCGAGAACTGGGCCAAGGTAATGGCCGGCCTGGCAGCGCAGCAGAACATCAAGGTCGTGGCCAACGAGCGCTTCCAGCGCCAGGACACTTCGGTCACCGGGCAGAGCCTGAAAATTCTCGCCTCCCGCCCCGACGCAGTGCTGGTCGCAGCGCCGGGCAGCTCGGCCGTGATGCCGCAGACCACCCTGTTCGATCAGGGCTATCGCGGCCAGGTCTACCAGACCCACGGCGCGGCCCTGCAAGACTTCCTCAAGCTGGGCGGCAAGAAGGTCGAAGGCACCGTTTTGGCCGCCAGCCTGATGCTCGTACTCGATGAAATCCCGGACAGCCACCCTTCGAAGAAAATCGCCAGCGACTACACCGCCGCCTACGAAAAGCTCAACGGCAGCAAGCCGGCGACCTTCGGCGGGAACACCTTCGACGCCGGCCTGCTGTTACAGCAGGCGATCCCGATTGCAGCCAAAAAAGCGGCACCGGGCACTCCCGAATTTCGTGCAGCCCTGCGTGATGCGCTTGAGCAAAGCCACGAACTGGCCGGCACCCAAGGTGTTTACAACATGACGCCGCAAGACCACAGCGGCTTCGACGAACGCGGTCGCGAATTGATCGTGGTCAAGAACGGCAACTGGATGCTGTTGCACGACAACTGA